One Candidatus Cloacimonadota bacterium DNA window includes the following coding sequences:
- a CDS encoding S8 family serine peptidase has product MKKLICIIILSFFSIIILQAKVISNNEVIVRFSQKAETKNSLTGISSFDSVISMYSVQKITPVLENKGFYIYHILCEKKLDFEELKNLVTIKSEIIYVQPNNINKMLSITPNDPKYYDQKWSLEAIKANKAWDVEKGNEQVVIGLIDSGVDYNHPDLADNIWLNYGEIGLDYDGNDKQTNGIDDDDNGFVDDWQGWDFTDTEMLDALGDCRERDNDPMDDLGHGTHCAGIISAQTNNNLGIAGVTWFCKLMNIRAGFRTAAGGFLEDDDVSSAIIYAADNGAQIISISWGDTQLAPVIRDVCQYAFEIGVVIIASAGNEAGVGLLYPAALNNIISVTAVDEDLSLCSFSSYGEGIDLCSPGLNIISTSLNNDYKEESGTSMSAPFVSGAVALLLSQNPLLMNDETYNLLKNSCDDLGEKGYDNQFGYGIINIEKLLINSTKSNQIETKISSPKYNDGFHQNFPIIGNAYCPEFFYYSVTFTDKPNPEENDWLDIITHNPTPYYYDTVVFDDTLAFFNTEGIADSTYYLRLSVKDINGNSFVDIIKINIDKSPPEFIENTTSISTRYNFDKKNYYILSVTDEPVKFKATCFSSEVDSFLIIDNKFSQVASLRLPENLPDTQLSFFIEITNKSGLSNSTEIFYDTINIDNSSIATSGFEKLSEYPNAGYLCTNNYDINNNGKKELVFMEFPEEGTYGEVKFCEENNNDLTVKYTMPVKFQPWSIGDSNDNGKFEIVGNIGDSILIYEATSEYTFPNSFIFGKRGIGGLYGCAFQDLNGNGSDELLINTILDSQKTAYKIYTRVNNNFVYSNHWLLNNTHTYSKNQLSPHIQFGYLDEDDNLDILLSDIDGDILIYEAKSLNSLNFEIKDTLSIPVPYAYYSGIGDFNGDDTTEFVVGGYHEDIMNPDNQLWYFGVFKSSGDNQYEMVDFTEISGVCSKNGVCVADLDPDKHNGNEIIITASPDIYIYKLSKGSTFGGQDNEFKPIWVGNSYRSYYPVSLDLDNDNINESVAFNQYDDQDSLRLVLYHYPENMIDVPIPQNFRAIPINKNSIRLNWRSISDIDSFRIYRTSSFDSISFSLDDTINTFIDTSVFADSFYFYQASAIKNGIESYKTLKKLAVPSAPPILESVKMISLNSIQLDFKEPLNESCLNIANYKIENFGYPESAVSYQSGKRILLGFSNLFSEENSPYTIKIKNLEGLYNTPMQDTIATFIYEEDVTRPYIKDCTYLTKKEIQLRFSESIKESSATNTGNYELIFPEDVEECEVISLSYDDNKVIIKLSIPLKPIGKSYFIKVCNIEDLSGNIILPGKNIVKISIPIEDLDAVEVFPNPVPANQNKLYFQNLPTSGKANIYIYNFAGEPVKKITTSNLTEGYNTAEWNLCNSSEKKVASGIYFYLIKYNDKVKKGKIGIIK; this is encoded by the coding sequence ATGAAAAAGTTAATCTGTATAATTATTCTAAGTTTTTTCTCCATAATCATACTGCAAGCCAAAGTTATATCAAATAATGAAGTAATTGTTCGTTTTTCACAAAAAGCTGAAACGAAAAACTCATTAACAGGAATATCTTCTTTTGATAGTGTTATTTCAATGTATAGTGTCCAAAAAATAACCCCTGTTCTTGAGAATAAGGGGTTTTATATCTATCATATTTTGTGTGAGAAAAAACTTGATTTTGAAGAACTTAAAAATTTAGTAACCATCAAATCCGAAATTATCTATGTCCAACCTAACAATATTAATAAAATGCTGTCTATTACTCCAAATGATCCAAAATACTACGATCAAAAGTGGAGTTTAGAAGCTATTAAAGCAAATAAAGCCTGGGATGTTGAAAAAGGTAATGAGCAAGTTGTAATTGGCCTGATTGATTCAGGAGTGGACTATAATCATCCTGATTTGGCTGACAATATCTGGCTCAATTATGGTGAGATTGGCTTGGATTATGACGGAAACGATAAGCAAACGAATGGTATAGATGACGATGATAACGGCTTTGTTGATGACTGGCAGGGATGGGATTTTACCGATACTGAAATGTTAGATGCTCTTGGAGATTGCCGTGAAAGAGACAATGACCCAATGGACGACCTTGGACATGGCACTCATTGCGCGGGCATTATCAGTGCACAAACAAACAACAATTTGGGTATTGCTGGTGTGACCTGGTTTTGCAAATTAATGAACATCCGGGCTGGGTTTCGCACAGCTGCCGGAGGTTTCCTTGAGGATGATGATGTCTCTTCAGCAATAATCTATGCTGCTGATAATGGAGCTCAAATCATATCTATTAGTTGGGGTGATACACAGTTGGCGCCTGTAATTAGAGATGTATGTCAATATGCTTTTGAAATAGGTGTAGTAATTATTGCATCTGCTGGAAATGAAGCTGGTGTTGGATTACTATATCCAGCTGCATTAAATAATATAATATCTGTTACTGCAGTTGATGAAGACCTTTCTTTATGCTCATTTTCAAGTTATGGAGAAGGAATAGATTTATGCTCTCCTGGACTTAATATAATCAGCACATCTCTAAATAATGATTATAAAGAGGAAAGTGGAACATCTATGTCAGCTCCTTTTGTTTCAGGAGCTGTGGCACTTCTTCTATCACAAAATCCTTTGCTAATGAATGACGAAACCTATAATTTGCTCAAAAATTCATGTGATGACCTTGGGGAAAAAGGATATGATAATCAGTTTGGTTACGGAATTATAAATATTGAAAAACTCCTCATTAATTCAACAAAAAGTAACCAAATAGAAACAAAAATATCTTCCCCAAAATATAATGACGGATTTCATCAAAATTTTCCAATTATTGGAAATGCTTACTGCCCAGAATTCTTTTACTATTCGGTAACATTTACAGACAAACCAAATCCTGAAGAAAATGACTGGCTGGATATTATAACTCATAATCCAACGCCATATTATTATGACACCGTTGTCTTTGATGATACGCTGGCATTTTTCAATACTGAAGGCATCGCAGATTCAACCTATTATCTCCGCTTGTCTGTTAAAGATATAAATGGAAATAGCTTTGTAGATATAATAAAAATCAATATTGATAAATCACCTCCGGAATTCATTGAAAATACAACCTCAATTAGCACCCGTTATAATTTTGATAAAAAAAACTATTATATTTTATCAGTTACTGATGAGCCTGTAAAATTTAAAGCAACTTGCTTTTCTTCAGAAGTTGATAGTTTCTTAATTATTGATAACAAATTCTCACAAGTTGCATCACTTAGATTACCTGAAAATTTACCTGATACCCAACTTTCATTCTTTATAGAAATTACTAATAAATCTGGATTAAGTAACTCAACAGAAATTTTCTATGATACAATAAATATTGATAATTCCTCAATTGCTACAAGTGGCTTTGAAAAATTATCTGAATATCCAAATGCCGGATATTTATGCACCAATAATTATGATATAAATAATAATGGAAAAAAAGAATTAGTATTTATGGAATTCCCAGAAGAAGGCACTTATGGAGAAGTAAAATTTTGTGAAGAAAATAACAATGACCTGACTGTTAAATATACTATGCCTGTTAAATTTCAGCCCTGGAGCATCGGAGATAGTAATGACAACGGAAAATTTGAGATAGTAGGTAATATCGGAGACTCAATACTTATTTATGAGGCTACTTCTGAATATACTTTTCCAAATAGTTTCATCTTTGGAAAAAGAGGTATTGGAGGATTATATGGTTGTGCATTTCAAGATTTAAATGGTAACGGTAGTGATGAATTATTAATAAATACAATACTTGATTCTCAGAAAACAGCTTATAAAATTTATACCAGAGTGAATAACAATTTTGTATATAGCAATCATTGGTTATTGAACAACACGCATACATATTCAAAAAATCAACTTAGTCCACATATTCAGTTTGGATATTTAGATGAGGATGACAACTTGGATATTTTGCTTTCTGATATTGATGGAGATATTCTAATTTACGAAGCGAAAAGTTTGAATTCATTAAATTTTGAAATTAAAGATACCTTATCTATTCCTGTTCCATATGCCTACTATTCTGGTATAGGAGATTTTAATGGCGATGATACAACTGAATTTGTTGTGGGAGGATATCATGAAGATATTATGAATCCTGATAACCAACTCTGGTATTTTGGTGTATTTAAATCATCTGGAGATAATCAATATGAAATGGTTGATTTCACCGAGATTTCTGGAGTTTGCTCCAAAAATGGAGTCTGTGTCGCAGATTTAGATCCTGATAAGCATAACGGGAATGAAATTATTATTACCGCTTCACCGGACATCTACATATATAAATTATCCAAAGGATCCACCTTCGGCGGACAAGACAATGAATTCAAGCCTATCTGGGTTGGCAATTCGTATCGGTCTTATTATCCGGTTTCTCTGGACTTAGATAATGATAATATTAATGAATCTGTTGCTTTCAATCAATATGATGACCAAGATTCCCTTCGTTTAGTTCTTTATCATTATCCTGAAAATATGATTGATGTGCCAATTCCACAAAATTTTAGAGCAATACCTATAAATAAAAATTCTATTAGGTTAAATTGGCGTTCTATTTCAGATATAGATTCATTTAGAATCTATCGCACTTCATCATTTGATTCAATATCATTTTCTCTTGATGACACAATTAATACCTTTATTGACACAAGCGTCTTTGCAGATAGTTTTTATTTTTACCAGGCTTCAGCAATAAAAAATGGAATTGAAAGCTATAAGACGTTAAAAAAATTAGCAGTCCCATCTGCCCCACCAATACTTGAATCAGTAAAAATGATTTCTCTCAATTCTATTCAGCTTGATTTTAAAGAACCTTTGAATGAATCTTGCTTGAATATAGCGAACTATAAAATTGAAAACTTTGGATATCCAGAATCTGCTGTTTCGTATCAAAGTGGAAAAAGAATCCTATTAGGTTTCAGCAACTTATTCAGCGAAGAAAACTCTCCATATACAATAAAAATCAAAAACCTTGAAGGTCTTTATAATACACCTATGCAAGATACAATAGCTACATTTATTTATGAAGAAGATGTTACCAGACCATATATTAAAGATTGCACATATCTTACTAAAAAGGAAATTCAACTTAGATTTAGTGAAAGCATAAAAGAATCTTCAGCAACAAATACAGGTAATTATGAATTAATCTTTCCTGAAGATGTAGAAGAATGTGAAGTTATCAGCCTTAGTTATGACGATAATAAGGTCATTATAAAACTCTCAATACCGCTAAAACCAATAGGAAAATCATACTTTATCAAAGTCTGTAATATTGAAGATTTGTCAGGAAACATAATCTTGCCAGGAAAAAATATTGTTAAGATATCTATTCCTATTGAAGATTTAGATGCGGTTGAAGTGTTTCCGAATCCTGTTCCGGCTAATCAAAATAAATTATATTTTCAAAACCTGCCTACCTCAGGAAAGGCTAATATCTATATCTACAACTTTGCTGGAGAACCTGTGAAAAAAATTACTACTTCCAATCTTACAGAAGGATACAATACTGCAGAATGGAATCTTTGCAACTCTTCAGAAAAAAAAGTGGCATCCGGAATTTATTTTTATCTTATAAAGTATAACGACAAAGTTAAAAAAGGTAAAATTGGAATTATTAAATAA